In Anaerobacillus isosaccharinicus, one genomic interval encodes:
- a CDS encoding lipoate--protein ligase family protein: MKETWNFINSGKCSAAFNMALDEALLEWHSQGKIKPTIRFYGWEPATLSIGYFQKVEKEINLEAVQKYGLGFVRRPTGGRGVLHEHELTYSVIVSEDHAMMPKGVTEAYRVISEGVLHGFKNLGLDAYFAVPKTKEEQDLLKSPRSAVCFDAPSWYELVVEGRKVAGSAQTRQKNVILQHGSIILELDEEKLFDLFKFPNERVRERMLKGFSKKAVAINELSNREISIEEAESAFKTGFEQGLDINLIPYELSKEEISYVHELVVKRYASDEWNFKK, encoded by the coding sequence ATGAAAGAAACTTGGAATTTTATTAACTCTGGTAAATGTTCAGCAGCCTTTAATATGGCATTAGACGAAGCTTTACTAGAGTGGCATAGTCAAGGGAAAATTAAGCCTACTATTCGTTTTTATGGTTGGGAACCTGCAACATTATCTATTGGTTATTTTCAAAAGGTTGAAAAGGAAATTAATTTAGAAGCGGTTCAAAAATATGGTTTAGGTTTTGTTCGTAGACCTACTGGTGGTAGAGGCGTTCTTCACGAGCATGAACTTACATATAGCGTTATTGTTTCAGAAGATCATGCTATGATGCCTAAAGGGGTTACGGAAGCTTACCGAGTTATCTCCGAAGGGGTTCTTCATGGTTTTAAGAATTTAGGTCTTGATGCGTATTTTGCAGTACCGAAAACGAAAGAAGAACAAGATCTTTTAAAAAGTCCCCGTTCTGCAGTTTGTTTTGACGCACCATCATGGTATGAGCTAGTAGTAGAAGGTAGGAAAGTTGCTGGGAGTGCTCAGACTAGGCAAAAAAATGTGATTTTGCAACATGGCTCAATCATTTTGGAATTAGATGAAGAAAAGCTATTTGACTTATTTAAATTTCCAAATGAAAGGGTCCGTGAACGAATGTTAAAAGGTTTTAGTAAAAAAGCTGTGGCAATTAATGAGTTAAGTAATAGAGAAATTTCAATCGAAGAAGCGGAATCCGCCTTTAAAACCGGTTTTGAACAGGGATTAGATATTAATTTGATCCCTTATGAGTTATCTAAAGAAGAAATTAGTTACGTCCACGAATTAGTTGTAAAACGTTATGCGAGTGATGAATGGAATTTTAAAAAATAA
- a CDS encoding rhodanese-like domain-containing protein — protein MNWVLGIMTAVLVFLIVRRFIKPKYLKDLHEEEFRQGYRKAQLIDVREQREFETGHILGARNIPLSQIRQRAAEIRPDKPVYLYCQSGSRSIRAAEFLKKKHGCEDLTHLKGGFRKWSGKIKK, from the coding sequence ATGAATTGGGTTTTAGGTATTATGACAGCAGTACTCGTTTTTTTAATTGTGAGAAGGTTTATTAAACCTAAATACTTAAAGGATCTTCATGAAGAAGAGTTTCGTCAAGGCTACCGAAAAGCACAACTTATTGATGTAAGGGAACAAAGAGAGTTTGAAACAGGTCATATCTTAGGGGCTAGAAACATCCCTTTATCACAAATCCGCCAAAGAGCAGCAGAAATTAGACCAGACAAGCCTGTTTATTTGTACTGTCAATCAGGATCAAGAAGTATCCGGGCTGCAGAATTTCTAAAGAAAAAACACGGTTGTGAAGACTTAACTCATTTAAAGGGCGGCTTTCGCAAATGGTCAGGTAAAATAAAAAAATAG
- the gcvPB gene encoding aminomethyl-transferring glycine dehydrogenase subunit GcvPB, with protein sequence MKNQPLIFEQSKFGRISYSLPALDVPEMDLTDVLPSGFIREEEPELPEVSELQLIRHYTALSNRNHGVDSGFYPLGSCTMKYNPKINEDIARMAGFSHIHPLQDESTVQGALELLYDLQISLEEITGMDEVTLQPAAGAHGEWTGLMLIRAFHEKNGDFHRTKVIVPDSAHGTNPASATVAGFETITVRSNEKGLVDLEHLREVVGEDTAALMLTNPNTLGLFEENIVEMAEIIHSAGGKLYYDGANSNAILGIARPGDMGFDVVHLNLHKTFTGPHGGGGPGSGPVGVKKDLIPFLPKPVIAKDGDRYFFDYDRPETIGRVKPFYGNFGINVRAYTYIRTMGPDGLRKVSEDAVLNANYMFRRLQPYFDAPYTQHCKHEFVLSGKRQKKLGVRTLDMAKRLLDFGYHPPTIYFPLNVEECLMIEPTETETKETLDEFIDVMIQIAKEAEENPEIVQEAPHHTVIGRLDETTAARKPILKYEKQ encoded by the coding sequence ATGAAAAATCAACCGTTAATTTTTGAACAAAGTAAATTTGGAAGAATTAGCTACAGTCTACCAGCGTTAGATGTTCCAGAAATGGATTTAACTGATGTACTCCCATCTGGCTTTATTAGAGAAGAAGAGCCAGAATTACCTGAAGTTTCAGAGCTTCAGTTAATTCGACACTATACGGCTCTTTCAAACCGTAATCACGGTGTTGATTCAGGTTTTTATCCGCTAGGATCATGTACAATGAAGTATAATCCAAAAATTAATGAAGATATTGCAAGAATGGCTGGATTCTCTCATATTCATCCTTTACAAGATGAAAGCACTGTTCAAGGGGCACTTGAATTATTGTATGATCTACAAATTTCACTAGAAGAAATAACTGGAATGGATGAAGTTACGTTACAACCAGCAGCAGGGGCTCATGGCGAATGGACTGGGTTAATGTTAATCCGTGCATTTCATGAAAAGAATGGTGATTTCCACCGAACAAAAGTCATAGTGCCAGATTCTGCTCATGGTACAAATCCAGCATCAGCTACAGTAGCAGGGTTTGAGACGATTACTGTCCGTTCTAACGAAAAAGGACTAGTTGATTTAGAACATCTTCGCGAAGTAGTCGGTGAAGATACAGCTGCATTAATGCTAACAAATCCAAATACACTTGGGTTGTTCGAAGAAAATATTGTAGAGATGGCTGAAATTATTCATAGTGCGGGTGGAAAGCTTTATTATGATGGTGCTAATTCGAATGCAATTTTAGGTATCGCTCGCCCTGGAGATATGGGCTTTGACGTTGTTCACTTAAATCTTCATAAAACATTTACTGGCCCACACGGTGGTGGTGGACCGGGATCAGGACCTGTTGGGGTGAAAAAGGATTTAATTCCGTTTTTACCTAAACCAGTGATTGCAAAAGACGGAGATCGCTATTTCTTTGATTACGATCGTCCTGAAACAATTGGACGTGTAAAACCGTTTTACGGAAATTTCGGTATTAATGTCCGTGCCTATACGTATATTCGCACAATGGGGCCAGATGGACTTCGTAAGGTTTCAGAAGACGCAGTTTTAAATGCAAACTACATGTTTAGACGCTTACAACCATACTTTGATGCTCCATATACACAGCATTGTAAGCATGAGTTTGTTCTTTCAGGAAAACGTCAAAAGAAACTTGGAGTTAGAACATTGGATATGGCTAAACGTCTGTTAGACTTTGGGTATCACCCACCAACTATCTACTTCCCGTTAAACGTTGAAGAATGTCTAATGATTGAGCCAACTGAAACAGAAACAAAAGAAACTTTAGATGAGTTTATCGATGTTATGATCCAAATCGCTAAAGAAGCTGAAGAGAATCCAGAGATCGTTCAAGAAGCTCCACATCATACCGTAATTGGACGCCTTGATGAAACGACTGCAGCGAGGAAGCCAATTTTAAAATATGAAAAGCAATAA
- the gcvPA gene encoding aminomethyl-transferring glycine dehydrogenase subunit GcvPA, whose protein sequence is MKFRYLPVTEQDKQEMMETIGVKSVEELFADIPEKVRFKGEMNLKVALSEPDTVKELGRMASRNANTQDYTSFLGAGVYEHYIPSVVDHIISRSEFYTAYTPYQPEISQGELQAIFEFQTMISELTGMDLANSSMYDGHTALAEAAMMSAGQTKKKTILVSKAVHPEARDVLKTNAKGQNLTVVEIDIENGVTNLDDLRGKYDEDTACVVVQYPNFFGNIENLAEIEEVAHSKKGLFVVASNPLALGALKPPGKFGADIVVGDAQPFGIPQQFGGPHCGYFATTTKLMRKVPGRLVGQTTDDKGQRGFVLTLQAREQHIRRDKATSNICSNQALNALAASVAMTALGKAGVKEMALQNIQKANYAKKAFIEKGFTVSFAKNAIFNEFVIKLTKPVKEVNEMLFQQGIIGGYDLGRDYSELENHMLLVVTELRTKAEIDRLLEALEGVK, encoded by the coding sequence TTGAAATTTCGTTATTTGCCAGTGACCGAGCAAGACAAGCAAGAAATGATGGAGACGATTGGTGTCAAATCTGTTGAAGAATTGTTTGCTGATATCCCTGAAAAAGTACGCTTTAAAGGGGAAATGAATTTAAAAGTAGCACTTTCTGAGCCAGATACTGTAAAAGAGTTAGGAAGAATGGCAAGTAGAAATGCGAATACTCAAGATTACACATCATTTTTAGGGGCTGGTGTGTATGAGCATTACATACCTTCAGTAGTTGACCACATTATTTCTAGATCAGAATTTTATACGGCGTATACGCCGTATCAGCCAGAAATTTCTCAGGGTGAGCTTCAAGCTATCTTTGAATTTCAAACAATGATTAGTGAATTAACAGGAATGGATCTTGCAAACTCATCCATGTATGATGGTCATACTGCTCTTGCTGAGGCAGCAATGATGAGTGCAGGACAAACAAAGAAAAAGACGATCCTTGTATCTAAAGCAGTGCATCCAGAAGCTAGAGATGTTTTAAAGACAAATGCTAAAGGACAAAATCTAACAGTCGTTGAGATTGATATAGAAAATGGTGTAACGAATTTAGACGATCTTAGAGGGAAGTATGATGAGGATACTGCTTGTGTTGTTGTTCAATACCCTAATTTCTTTGGAAACATTGAAAATTTAGCGGAGATTGAGGAAGTTGCTCACTCGAAAAAAGGTTTATTTGTAGTAGCAAGTAATCCATTAGCTTTGGGAGCTCTCAAGCCGCCAGGGAAATTTGGGGCTGATATCGTTGTAGGAGATGCTCAACCATTTGGAATTCCACAACAATTTGGTGGTCCTCATTGCGGTTATTTTGCAACGACAACTAAACTTATGCGTAAAGTTCCAGGTCGTCTAGTCGGACAAACAACTGACGATAAAGGGCAACGAGGTTTTGTACTGACTCTTCAGGCTCGTGAACAACATATTCGTCGTGATAAAGCTACTTCAAATATCTGCTCAAATCAAGCTCTTAATGCCTTAGCGGCATCTGTTGCTATGACAGCTCTGGGGAAAGCTGGCGTGAAAGAGATGGCACTGCAAAATATCCAAAAAGCAAACTATGCTAAGAAAGCTTTCATTGAAAAAGGATTTACAGTCTCGTTTGCAAAAAATGCTATTTTCAATGAGTTTGTTATTAAGCTTACAAAACCTGTAAAAGAAGTAAACGAAATGTTATTTCAACAGGGGATTATTGGAGGCTATGATTTAGGAAGAGACTACTCTGAATTAGAAAACCACATGTTACTAGTTGTTACGGAGCTTAGAACAAAAGCAGAAATTGATCGTCTTCTTGAAGCATTGGAGGGAGTAAAATAA
- the gcvT gene encoding glycine cleavage system aminomethyltransferase GcvT, producing MSVLKRTPLFEIYGEYGGKTIDFGGWDLPVQFSSIKEEHEAVRERAGLFDVSHMGEFTVKGPMAEQYLQRLITNDVTKLKEGSAQYTAMCYADGGTVDDLIIYKKTDHDYLIVVNASNIEKDFEWMNSHLVEGVELTNISDEVAQLAIQGPLAEKILQKLTITNLSEITFFKFQDGVDIQGAKALVSRTGYTGEDGFEIYCNREDAVSLWRKIMEAGKAEELLACGLGSRDTLRFEARLPLYGQELTKEITPIEAGIGFAVKVDKESDFFGKETLKMQKEQGLQKKIVGLEMIDKGIPRTGYEVFVGETQVGVITSGTQSPTLKKNVGLALLDIEFTPLNTIVEVQVRKKRLKAQVVKTPFYKRA from the coding sequence ATGAGTGTCTTAAAAAGAACACCACTTTTTGAAATTTATGGGGAGTATGGTGGGAAAACAATTGACTTTGGCGGTTGGGACCTTCCTGTTCAATTTAGTAGCATTAAAGAAGAACATGAAGCTGTTAGGGAAAGAGCTGGTCTGTTTGATGTTTCTCATATGGGCGAGTTTACTGTTAAAGGCCCAATGGCTGAACAATATTTACAACGATTAATAACAAATGATGTGACTAAACTAAAAGAGGGTTCTGCTCAATATACAGCAATGTGCTATGCTGACGGTGGAACTGTCGATGATTTAATTATTTATAAAAAGACTGATCACGATTACTTAATTGTTGTTAATGCATCGAACATTGAGAAAGATTTTGAGTGGATGAATTCGCATTTAGTCGAAGGTGTGGAGCTTACAAATATTTCTGATGAGGTAGCGCAACTTGCGATACAAGGTCCGCTAGCTGAAAAAATATTACAAAAATTAACAATAACAAATCTTTCAGAAATTACCTTTTTTAAATTTCAAGATGGTGTAGACATCCAAGGTGCAAAAGCATTAGTTTCAAGAACTGGCTATACTGGTGAAGATGGCTTTGAAATTTATTGTAATCGAGAAGATGCCGTATCTTTATGGAGAAAAATAATGGAAGCTGGAAAAGCTGAAGAGTTATTAGCTTGTGGTCTTGGATCAAGGGACACGCTCCGTTTTGAAGCAAGGCTTCCTTTATACGGTCAAGAGTTGACGAAAGAAATTACTCCAATTGAAGCGGGCATCGGTTTTGCGGTTAAAGTTGATAAGGAAAGTGATTTCTTTGGTAAAGAAACGTTAAAAATGCAAAAAGAACAAGGGTTACAAAAAAAGATTGTTGGTCTTGAAATGATTGATAAAGGTATTCCAAGAACAGGCTATGAAGTGTTTGTTGGAGAAACACAAGTTGGGGTGATTACGAGTGGAACTCAATCACCAACACTTAAGAAAAATGTTGGTCTTGCTTTATTAGACATTGAATTTACGCCATTAAATACGATTGTTGAAGTTCAAGTAAGGAAAAAACGATTAAAGGCTCAAGTTGTAAAAACACCGTTTTATAAACGCGCTTAA
- a CDS encoding DEAD/DEAH box helicase has product MNITINFDSSWKEGLLKKMEDDGPWSSWELYKLAMEAEKNLTISEFSGLVAPTHLPNLTIFPHQLEVAKKVIEEMNGKAILADEVGLGKTIEAGLILKEYMIRGLVKKALILVPASLVSQWAQELNQKFYIPAVPQRKTYVWEQCDVVVASIDTAKRNPHRDIVLKQNYDLIIIDEAHKLKNKKTKNYEFIQTLKKKFCLLLTATPVQNKLEEIFNLVSLLKPGHLGDEESFDTDFRSNERSPKNSEKLRELVNKVMVRNRREDTGIEWTKRIVETITIPFSKEEQELYDAITALKGNSLNGEDPIIKNHFSLLTLQREVCSSREAAFLTLKNMTEKLTHTPELVEKVQFLFKKIEQVKRNSKAEKALELIKNINDKVIIFTEYRATQLYLQWFFNQHGISSVPFRGGFKRGKKDWMKQLFKDRAQVLIATEAGGEGINLQFCHHIINYDLPWNPMRIEQRIGRIHRLGQEKDVHIYNFATENTIEQHILSLLYDKIRLFERVIGELDDILTKLDLNNIEDHISDILINSQSDGEIKVKMNHLGELIKLNEGATQRNAAAGHS; this is encoded by the coding sequence ATGAATATTACGATTAATTTTGATTCTTCATGGAAAGAAGGATTGCTAAAAAAAATGGAAGATGATGGCCCTTGGTCAAGTTGGGAGTTATATAAACTTGCTATGGAAGCAGAAAAAAATTTAACAATTAGTGAATTTTCTGGTCTTGTGGCCCCTACTCACCTCCCTAACTTAACCATTTTTCCGCATCAATTAGAGGTTGCTAAAAAAGTCATTGAAGAAATGAATGGAAAAGCAATATTAGCTGATGAAGTTGGATTAGGGAAGACGATCGAAGCAGGACTAATCTTAAAAGAATATATGATTCGAGGGCTCGTTAAAAAAGCATTAATTTTAGTTCCTGCATCACTTGTTTCCCAATGGGCACAAGAATTAAACCAAAAGTTTTATATACCGGCAGTACCGCAGCGTAAAACGTACGTTTGGGAACAATGCGATGTTGTCGTTGCCTCAATTGATACAGCCAAACGTAACCCACATCGGGATATTGTTCTTAAACAAAACTATGACCTCATTATTATTGATGAAGCTCATAAACTTAAAAACAAAAAAACAAAAAACTATGAGTTTATTCAAACCTTAAAGAAGAAGTTTTGTTTACTTTTAACGGCTACCCCTGTTCAAAATAAACTAGAAGAAATCTTTAACCTTGTCTCGCTTTTGAAACCTGGGCATTTAGGGGATGAAGAAAGTTTCGACACTGATTTCCGTTCTAATGAACGATCCCCAAAAAATAGCGAAAAGCTGCGTGAGCTAGTTAACAAAGTAATGGTAAGAAATCGGCGTGAGGATACTGGAATTGAGTGGACAAAACGAATCGTTGAAACCATTACAATTCCCTTTTCTAAGGAAGAACAAGAATTATATGATGCTATTACAGCTTTAAAAGGAAATAGTTTAAACGGAGAAGATCCAATTATAAAAAACCACTTTTCTCTCTTAACATTACAACGAGAAGTATGTAGTAGTCGTGAAGCAGCTTTTTTAACCTTAAAAAATATGACCGAGAAACTTACACACACACCTGAGTTAGTAGAAAAAGTACAATTTCTTTTTAAAAAGATTGAGCAAGTAAAGAGAAATTCAAAAGCTGAAAAAGCGCTAGAACTCATCAAAAACATTAATGATAAAGTCATTATTTTTACTGAGTATCGTGCAACACAGCTTTATTTACAATGGTTTTTCAATCAACATGGGATTAGTTCCGTTCCATTTCGTGGTGGCTTTAAACGTGGAAAAAAAGATTGGATGAAGCAACTATTTAAGGATCGGGCACAAGTACTTATTGCTACTGAAGCAGGTGGTGAAGGGATTAACCTTCAATTTTGTCACCACATCATTAATTATGATCTCCCGTGGAATCCGATGCGGATCGAGCAACGAATTGGACGTATTCACCGTTTAGGTCAAGAGAAAGATGTCCACATTTATAATTTTGCTACTGAAAATACAATAGAACAACACATTTTATCGCTACTATATGATAAAATCCGGCTTTTTGAACGCGTAATCGGCGAATTAGATGACATTTTAACTAAGTTAGATTTAAACAATATTGAAGATCATATTTCTGACATTCTCATTAATTCACAAAGTGACGGGGAGATTAAAGTGAAAATGAATCATCTCGGCGAACTAATAAAATTAAATGAGGGAGCGACACAAAGAAATGCAGCAGCAGGACATTCATAA
- a CDS encoding YqhG family protein: MQQQDIHNFLERYFTANESPILENSDGYLHVQLSIDLDKILMNRPFYWHYLEKTGGTPNPMEMALITDPEKCSEDKKGEQVHFGSPRLHQIFQSVQQLGSYIRLFENIPTEERVNSTALHPWLCLNTKISYQCDRKKDILFSLGLNLITGEVKDQFHNSLLSKSLTPKIPDFCFTLSPLITINSGLGRLENVVRTIILGDNHQWAEDAHSRWKQDLRLLETFYEDLNEKPESYYLEIEALKDQYEPKINVNIINGGVFYLSEFHNYQNRAISN, encoded by the coding sequence ATGCAGCAGCAGGACATTCATAATTTTTTAGAACGTTATTTTACAGCAAATGAAAGTCCCATTCTTGAAAATAGTGACGGTTATCTTCACGTACAGCTCTCGATTGATTTAGATAAAATCTTAATGAACCGCCCATTTTACTGGCACTATTTAGAGAAAACAGGTGGTACTCCAAATCCGATGGAAATGGCCCTTATTACCGATCCTGAAAAATGCAGTGAAGACAAAAAAGGCGAGCAAGTTCATTTTGGCTCGCCTAGACTTCATCAAATTTTTCAATCAGTACAACAATTAGGTTCTTACATTAGACTGTTTGAGAATATCCCAACAGAAGAAAGGGTAAACTCAACAGCATTACATCCTTGGCTATGCCTAAATACGAAAATTTCATACCAATGTGATCGAAAAAAAGATATCCTCTTTTCATTAGGTCTTAATTTAATTACTGGAGAAGTAAAAGATCAGTTTCACAATTCGTTGTTATCTAAATCACTTACACCTAAGATCCCTGATTTTTGTTTTACTTTATCTCCTTTAATTACAATAAACAGTGGACTTGGCAGACTTGAAAATGTTGTACGTACAATTATATTAGGTGACAACCACCAGTGGGCTGAGGATGCCCATTCTCGTTGGAAGCAAGATTTAAGACTATTGGAAACTTTTTACGAGGATTTAAATGAAAAGCCTGAGAGCTACTATTTAGAAATTGAAGCTTTAAAAGACCAATATGAACCTAAAATTAATGTCAATATTATTAACGGCGGTGTTTTTTACTTGAGTGAATTTCATAATTACCAAAATCGAGCCATATCAAACTAA